One stretch of Sphingomonas sp. HF-S4 DNA includes these proteins:
- a CDS encoding autotransporter-associated beta strand repeat-containing protein, whose translation MTVISTAASGRIRSARAFVLAGTAVGALLAPATAQAQNLASSGSTDYSHTETGTRSGGPRTVDITTSGGNISLDLGTIEVLNNGNTTGAGVAATNTGPGNVTIDVDAVTASGTGATNGVDARAASGNVIVTTGTVNSSGNNNSRGIQAISGGGDITINADTTTGGLRGIFTGSNGGVFPDVTTIVSKNATAIGTGQVNAIIGQGQTVDITSGTARITNTAGFMGTAIYANAGTGGAIVRSGTAEALGNRQAAIQIYSDGSVLLESANASTTQNSDGLSVQSGTDVTIRSGTVSTTGATGARGIVVNVPGAPLDLTSEMVTTQGADSTAMLITGGAGAVKIDSGTIATRGANSVGIDLAGQTGATVIASDAITTVGEFAYGISVASTGAVDISSGSITATGQYSEGITVGSSGSLKIASGTIATTGNISSAIYARSSGAIDVTSEKATSGAGSLGVYLSNRGSMAGTLTLTSGEVLGAKNGIAAYGQDATTVTSGTVTLAGASTVASPGYGISARSANGAVSVTSGTIDGIEGGASFGIDARAAGANTATITSGSISAYGDGGFGIHGATDTGALTIASTGAITTTGTTATNVRDSGAVNPSTAPRETRPSHGIWATSTNGPISIDNAGTISTSGAAAFGIFAQSTTGAITVESDTVNTSGLAAQGIWAQTTNGNILINAGTTRTAAIGWDAAAGGTSDAVFGYSSGTGSVTVTSQDASSAGDYASAVGGVGGGAVNITSGTASSSGFQLATVYGSSRNSDVTINSTNATATGVNAYAVEGHAANGNLTITSGTASAEHGNAVFGDAGGLVTVNATTATARGDGGTAVAVTGGTGVVLTVGSASSNGTVVTNQQTSVTYRADAVFAQATNGAINATIGSATATGAGMDAVHLIANGTGGAVSATITGAVSSTSGTGLWIDPPGQVNINVGTGASVAGGANGINTVGGANSIVNLGTVSSTGGAAILASGPTTLDNSGTITAGTGAAAVQFGVSNDTVILRTGSTVTGTIVGGGGTDAAVLIGTGATPAATQTIAGFAGFDSLRVQSGYWTAPAAGASPFNRTTIDAGATLGLVNGANGIAGLSTPSIVDNGTLVVTSSASSGAGVFGTAVVTGTGGVRFTGAGTATLDGVNSLQNTGTNLVDAGSTVLVTGTQGGAFVNNGTFQIGTGGTTGNFTGNLIDNGTLIVNRSDAYTFVGALSGSGTFVKEGAGTITFGSGYGFTGTTVLNGGGIKLTTAVATTTELQVEGTGTVDFSGTNQQVAELAGTSRTASVNIAGGSLTVNQNSNTAFAGSLTGNGSFTKSGTGSLNFTGVNTYTGPTNVNGGRLAVNGSIVSPLTVNSGGTLGGTGTVGNTTIGSGGTWAPGNSIGTQTVNGNVTFAAGSIFAVEVNAAGQSDRVNATGTATIAGGTVQVLAEAGIYAPLTNYTILTAAAGVNGRFTTVTSNLAFLTPLLSYGTNNVVLTLGRNDTTFASQAASGNQRAVAAVVTARGLGDPIYNTVLVQSAAGARNTFDQLSGELHAALPSVLIDDNRRVRDAVLTRGLVDGDGIGMWAQGLQDYAGSRNQEGFAKIDSNRTGVIGGVDYGAGDLRVGVNGGYFDQDLTLGARGSNASVKTKLAGASLAWNAQGSFTAQVGGTWAWHDIDTARAISVSGIAGTSVASSKAESKQAFGELGYDLVDGPLDLGMFVRYAHDWTDVDAVAETGGVAALRVGDTHRETNSASVGLRMGGSAPVSTGLSIAPRASLAYIHSWGDLGGTRSVAFGTGPGFAIGGSALGSDALDVDLGIDLVTESGLRFGIGGFANASDQWGDYGAKASVSLRF comes from the coding sequence GGCACCGGCGCCACCAATGGCGTGGATGCGCGCGCCGCCAGCGGCAACGTCATCGTCACCACCGGCACGGTCAATTCGAGCGGCAACAACAATAGCCGCGGTATCCAGGCGATCAGCGGCGGCGGCGACATCACCATCAACGCCGACACGACCACGGGCGGGCTGCGCGGGATCTTCACCGGCTCGAACGGCGGCGTATTCCCCGACGTGACGACGATCGTCAGCAAGAATGCCACCGCCATCGGCACCGGCCAGGTCAATGCGATCATCGGGCAGGGCCAGACGGTCGACATCACCAGCGGCACGGCGCGCATCACCAACACCGCGGGCTTCATGGGCACCGCGATCTACGCCAATGCCGGCACCGGCGGCGCGATCGTGCGCTCGGGCACCGCGGAGGCGCTGGGGAATCGCCAGGCCGCGATCCAGATCTATTCGGACGGCAGCGTGCTGCTCGAGAGCGCCAATGCTAGCACCACCCAGAATTCGGACGGGCTAAGTGTGCAGAGCGGCACCGACGTGACCATCCGCAGCGGAACGGTTTCCACGACCGGCGCCACCGGCGCACGCGGCATCGTCGTCAACGTGCCCGGCGCGCCGCTCGATCTCACCAGCGAGATGGTCACCACGCAAGGCGCCGATTCGACCGCGATGCTGATCACCGGCGGCGCCGGCGCAGTGAAGATCGACAGCGGCACGATCGCGACGCGGGGCGCCAACTCGGTCGGCATCGATCTTGCCGGCCAGACCGGTGCGACAGTGATCGCGAGCGACGCGATCACCACCGTGGGCGAATTCGCCTATGGCATCTCGGTCGCTTCGACCGGGGCGGTCGATATCAGCAGCGGTTCGATCACCGCCACCGGCCAGTATAGCGAAGGCATCACGGTCGGCTCCAGCGGATCGCTGAAGATCGCGAGCGGCACGATCGCCACCACCGGCAACATCTCGAGCGCGATCTACGCGCGCAGCTCGGGCGCGATCGACGTGACGAGCGAGAAGGCGACGTCGGGCGCGGGCTCGCTCGGCGTGTATCTCTCGAATCGTGGCAGCATGGCGGGCACGCTCACGCTCACCAGCGGTGAGGTGCTCGGCGCCAAGAACGGCATCGCAGCCTATGGTCAGGACGCTACCACCGTTACCAGCGGCACCGTGACGCTCGCGGGCGCGTCGACGGTGGCGAGCCCCGGCTACGGAATCAGCGCGCGCTCGGCGAACGGCGCGGTCTCGGTAACCAGCGGCACGATCGACGGCATCGAGGGCGGCGCTTCGTTCGGCATCGACGCACGCGCGGCGGGCGCCAACACTGCGACGATCACCAGCGGCTCGATCTCGGCCTATGGCGATGGCGGCTTCGGCATCCACGGCGCGACCGACACCGGCGCGCTGACGATCGCCTCGACCGGTGCGATCACCACGACCGGCACCACCGCGACCAACGTGCGCGACAGCGGCGCAGTCAATCCGTCGACCGCACCGCGCGAGACGCGTCCGTCGCACGGCATCTGGGCGACATCGACCAACGGCCCGATCAGCATCGACAATGCAGGCACCATCTCGACCAGCGGCGCCGCCGCGTTCGGCATTTTCGCGCAGTCGACCACCGGCGCCATCACCGTTGAGAGCGACACCGTCAACACCTCTGGCCTGGCGGCACAGGGCATCTGGGCGCAGACCACCAATGGCAACATCCTGATCAATGCCGGCACGACGCGCACCGCCGCGATCGGCTGGGACGCCGCCGCCGGTGGGACTTCGGACGCAGTGTTCGGCTACTCAAGTGGCACCGGTTCGGTAACCGTGACCAGCCAGGACGCATCGAGCGCGGGTGACTATGCCTCGGCGGTCGGCGGCGTCGGCGGCGGTGCGGTGAACATCACCAGCGGCACCGCGTCGAGCTCGGGCTTCCAGCTCGCAACGGTCTACGGCTCGAGCCGCAACAGCGACGTCACGATCAACTCGACCAATGCGACTGCCACCGGCGTCAACGCCTATGCCGTCGAGGGTCATGCCGCGAACGGCAACCTGACGATCACCAGCGGCACCGCGAGCGCGGAGCATGGCAATGCCGTGTTCGGCGATGCAGGCGGCCTCGTCACGGTCAACGCCACCACCGCCACTGCGCGCGGCGATGGCGGCACGGCCGTCGCCGTCACCGGCGGCACCGGCGTGGTGCTCACTGTCGGTTCGGCCTCGTCGAACGGCACGGTCGTCACCAACCAGCAGACCAGCGTCACCTATCGTGCCGATGCAGTGTTTGCACAGGCGACCAACGGCGCGATCAACGCCACGATCGGATCGGCCACTGCGACCGGCGCGGGCATGGACGCGGTCCATCTGATCGCCAACGGCACGGGCGGCGCCGTGAGCGCCACCATTACCGGCGCCGTAAGCTCGACGAGCGGCACCGGTCTGTGGATCGACCCGCCGGGGCAAGTGAACATCAATGTCGGCACCGGCGCTAGCGTCGCGGGCGGGGCCAACGGCATCAACACGGTCGGCGGTGCGAACAGCATCGTCAATCTCGGCACGGTCAGCAGCACCGGCGGCGCGGCGATCCTCGCCTCGGGGCCCACGACGCTCGACAATAGCGGGACGATCACGGCGGGCACCGGCGCGGCAGCGGTCCAGTTCGGCGTGTCGAACGACACGGTGATCCTGCGTACCGGCTCAACGGTCACCGGCACGATCGTCGGCGGCGGCGGCACCGATGCCGCGGTGCTGATCGGCACCGGCGCTACACCTGCCGCCACGCAGACCATCGCCGGCTTCGCGGGCTTCGACAGCCTGCGCGTGCAGAGCGGTTATTGGACCGCCCCTGCCGCAGGCGCCAGCCCGTTCAACCGTACGACGATCGACGCCGGCGCCACGCTGGGCCTAGTCAATGGCGCGAACGGCATTGCCGGACTCTCCACGCCGAGCATCGTCGACAACGGCACGCTCGTCGTCACCAGCAGCGCCAGTTCGGGCGCCGGCGTCTTCGGGACGGCGGTGGTCACCGGCACCGGCGGCGTGCGCTTCACCGGTGCGGGCACGGCAACGCTGGACGGCGTCAACAGCCTCCAGAACACCGGCACCAACCTGGTCGATGCGGGCAGCACCGTGCTGGTCACGGGCACGCAGGGCGGCGCGTTCGTCAACAACGGCACCTTCCAGATCGGCACCGGCGGTACCACCGGCAACTTCACCGGCAATCTGATCGACAACGGCACGCTGATTGTGAACCGTTCGGACGCCTATACCTTCGTCGGCGCGCTGAGCGGCTCGGGCACCTTCGTCAAGGAAGGTGCGGGCACGATCACCTTCGGCTCGGGCTATGGCTTCACCGGCACCACGGTCCTCAACGGCGGCGGGATCAAGCTGACCACCGCAGTGGCGACGACTACCGAGCTGCAGGTCGAGGGCACCGGCACGGTCGACTTCTCGGGCACCAACCAGCAGGTTGCCGAGCTGGCCGGCACCAGCCGTACCGCAAGCGTCAACATCGCCGGCGGTTCGCTCACCGTGAACCAGAACAGCAACACCGCGTTCGCCGGTTCGCTGACGGGCAACGGCTCGTTCACCAAGTCGGGGACGGGCTCGCTCAACTTCACCGGGGTGAACACCTATACCGGCCCGACCAACGTCAATGGCGGCCGCCTGGCGGTAAACGGCAGCATCGTCTCGCCGCTGACGGTCAATTCGGGCGGCACCCTTGGCGGTACCGGCACGGTCGGCAACACCACGATCGGCAGCGGCGGCACCTGGGCTCCGGGCAATTCGATCGGCACCCAGACCGTCAACGGCAACGTCACGTTCGCGGCAGGCTCGATCTTCGCCGTCGAAGTCAATGCCGCCGGCCAGTCGGATCGCGTCAATGCGACGGGCACGGCGACGATCGCGGGCGGCACGGTGCAGGTGTTGGCGGAAGCGGGGATCTATGCGCCGCTGACCAACTACACGATCCTCACCGCGGCGGCGGGCGTCAACGGCCGCTTCACCACCGTGACGTCGAACCTGGCGTTCCTCACGCCGCTGCTCAGCTACGGCACCAACAATGTCGTGCTGACGCTCGGGCGCAACGACACGACGTTCGCGTCGCAGGCAGCATCGGGCAACCAGCGCGCCGTCGCAGCCGTAGTGACGGCCCGCGGCCTGGGCGATCCGATTTACAATACGGTGCTCGTCCAGAGCGCCGCGGGCGCGCGCAACACCTTCGACCAGCTTTCGGGCGAGCTTCATGCGGCGCTTCCCTCGGTGTTGATCGACGACAATCGCCGCGTTCGGGACGCGGTGCTCACGCGCGGCCTCGTCGACGGCGACGGGATTGGCATGTGGGCGCAGGGGCTGCAGGACTATGCGGGCTCGCGGAACCAGGAGGGCTTCGCCAAGATCGACAGCAATCGCACCGGCGTGATCGGCGGTGTCGATTATGGCGCAGGTGATCTGCGCGTCGGCGTCAACGGCGGCTATTTCGATCAGGACCTGACCCTCGGCGCTCGCGGCAGCAATGCTTCGGTCAAGACCAAGCTGGCGGGCGCCAGCCTCGCCTGGAATGCGCAGGGCAGCTTCACCGCCCAGGTCGGCGGCACCTGGGCGTGGCACGATATCGACACCGCGCGCGCGATCTCGGTGAGCGGCATTGCCGGCACTTCGGTGGCGAGCAGCAAGGCCGAATCGAAGCAGGCGTTCGGCGAGCTGGGATATGACCTGGTCGACGGGCCGCTCGATCTCGGCATGTTCGTCCGCTACGCGCACGACTGGACCGATGTCGACGCGGTCGCCGAGACCGGGGGCGTCGCGGCGCTCAGGGTCGGCGACACCCATCGCGAGACCAACAGCGCGTCGGTCGGCCTGCGCATGGGGGGCTCGGCGCCGGTCTCGACCGGTCTGAGCATCGCGCCGCGCGCTTCGCTTGCCTATATCCATAGCTGGGGTGATCTCGGGGGTACTCGCTCGGTCGCCTTCGGCACCGGGCCAGGCTTCGCGATCGGCGGTTCGGCGCTGGGCAGCGACGCGCTCGACGTCGATCTCGGCATCGACCTGGTGACCGAGAGCGGCCTGCGCTTCGGGATTGGCGGCTTTGCCAACGCTTCGGACCAGTGGGGCGATTACGGCGCCAAGGCATCGGTCAGCCTGCGCTTCTAA